In a single window of the Nicotiana tomentosiformis chromosome 8, ASM39032v3, whole genome shotgun sequence genome:
- the LOC138897332 gene encoding uncharacterized protein, which translates to MGTNPEKDLQDFIHEIPKTLQVMHATEMEGVELASYLQKRVAYSSFELWEKSREEGSPLARWGEFPDAFIEHFVPAETKAARAAEFASLNHDSMNVWEYHMEFKCLSKYAIHMLPTMEARMVAFAQATETRKLENRMERQSRNKAWSAGKFGGSSGGGAVSSEGIIVDPQKISAEFPRAESKIDYGTDVTLPESADGFVVHCDASRIVLGCVLMQHGKVIVHDFWQLKNHEKNYPTHDLELAVVVFALKISHSYLYGVHVDIFTDRKSLQYIFKQKELNLRHRRRLELLKDYDIDILYHPEKANFVADALSQNSMGSLDHLEAHSRPLAKEVHRLSSLEVRLADSSEVGVII; encoded by the exons ATGGGTACTAATCCCGAGAAGGACCTCCAGGACTTCATTCATGAGATACCAAAGACTCTccaggttatgcatgctacagagatggaaggagtggagttggcctcctacctcCAGAAAAGGGTGGCCTATTCTTCGTTTGAGTTATGGGAgaaatcccgtgaggagggaagccctctggcaaggtggggtgagttcccAGATGCCTTTATTGAACATTTTgtgcctgccgaaactaaggcagcccgtgccgctgagtttgcaaGCCTGAATCACgatagtatgaatgtgtgggagtatcatatggagtTTAAGTGTCTTTCCAAGTATGccattcacatgttgcccactatggaggctaga atggtggcatttgctcaagccacagagacccgcaaattggagaatagaatggagcgtcagagtagaAACAAGGCCTGGTCCGCTGGAAaatttggtggttcttccggtggtggtgcTG tctctagtgaagggattattgttgatcctcagaagatttcgGCT gagtttccaagagctgaaagcaagattgactatggcaccgATGTGACCTTACCAGAGAGtgcagatggatttgtggtacaTTGTGATGCTTCTAGAATTGTGCttggttgtgtattaatgcaacatggtaaggtgaTAGTTCATGATTTttggcaactcaagaatcatgaaaagaattatccaacacatgacttagaacttgcagtGGTGGTATTTGCGTTGAAGATTTCCCATAGTTACctttatggggtccatgtggatatattcacggaccgtaagagccttcaatatattttcaaacagaaagaGTTGAATCTGAGGCACAGAAGAAGGCTTGAATTACTCaaagattacgacatcgatatcctGTATCACCCGGAAAAGGCCAAttttgtggcggatgctcttagccaaaactctatgggtagtttggatcACTTGGAGGCACATtcaaggccattggccaaggaagttcatcgattgtCTAGTTTGGAagttcgtcttgcagactctagtgaagTAGGGGTGATTATATGA